The Cupriavidus nantongensis genome has a segment encoding these proteins:
- a CDS encoding phosphoribosyltransferase, with product MSLPPCFADRREAGQYLGRHLAGLGFGAAQLGQPPLVLALPRGGVPVAFEVARALDGQLDVLLVRKIGALGYPELALGAVVEGDAGGGGPHTVVNDDPWARRAVDSGSFDAERGRQLDEIARRQQRYRGGKPVPARAGRVVIVVDDGVATGATMRAALEGVRMAGAARVIAATPVGSQDGLASLAAAADEVICLNTPPSFGAVGAFYLDFSQTSDEEALALLRTAPPPAA from the coding sequence ATGTCCCTGCCCCCGTGCTTTGCCGACCGCCGCGAGGCGGGCCAATACCTCGGCCGCCACCTGGCCGGACTGGGCTTTGGCGCCGCACAGCTGGGCCAGCCGCCACTGGTGCTGGCGCTGCCGCGCGGCGGCGTGCCGGTGGCGTTCGAGGTGGCGCGCGCGCTGGACGGCCAGCTGGACGTGCTGCTGGTGCGCAAGATCGGCGCGCTGGGCTACCCGGAACTGGCGCTGGGCGCGGTGGTGGAGGGCGATGCCGGCGGCGGCGGACCGCACACGGTGGTCAATGACGATCCCTGGGCACGGCGCGCCGTCGACAGCGGCAGCTTCGATGCCGAGCGCGGGCGCCAGCTCGACGAGATCGCCCGGCGCCAGCAGCGCTACCGCGGCGGCAAGCCGGTGCCGGCCCGCGCCGGACGCGTGGTGATCGTGGTCGATGACGGCGTGGCCACCGGTGCCACCATGCGCGCCGCGCTAGAAGGCGTGCGCATGGCCGGCGCGGCGCGCGTGATCGCGGCCACCCCGGTGGGCTCGCAGGACGGGCTGGCCAGCCTGGCCGCGGCCGCCGACGAGGTGATTTGCCTGAACACGCCGCCCAGCTTCGGCGCGGTGGGCGCGTTCTATCTCGATTTCAGCCAGACCAGCGACGAAGAGGCGCTGGCGCTGCTGCGCACCGCGCCACCGCCCGCGGCCTGA
- a CDS encoding cyanate transporter, producing the protein MAEGARPVQPRPPRWLVLAAVAGIGLNLRPFLTAVGPLAPAIRGGTGLSYQGMAWLTLLPMLLMGVGAFFGPAIRARLGARTAVLGALALLGAGCALRLGVTGGTWLIASAALCGLGVAVVQAACPGLVKQEFPARVAPVMGLYSAALMGGGALGAQLSPYVTGLAGSWREALALWAVPALAALALAWVALPRGPARQPASAPAAPCGRSPIAAGKTRALLRRPRTWLLMISFGVMNGGYASLVAWLAPFYQSRGWSAPASGSLVALMAVAQAAAALLLPALAARNTDRRAWMALALAMQVAGFAGLALWPDAAPHAWAVIGGAGLGGCFALYLVVALDHLPDADSAGALSAVMQGGGFLLASLAPWITAMLQARTGSFTAGWWYHLACAAVVGVLTMRLDPARYGASFALAAPAGCARQAG; encoded by the coding sequence GTGGCTGAAGGCGCGCGCCCGGTCCAGCCCCGGCCGCCGCGCTGGCTGGTGCTGGCGGCCGTGGCCGGCATCGGCCTGAACCTGCGGCCGTTCCTGACCGCGGTCGGGCCGCTGGCGCCGGCCATCCGCGGCGGCACCGGCCTGAGCTACCAGGGCATGGCGTGGCTGACGCTGCTGCCGATGCTGCTGATGGGCGTGGGGGCGTTCTTCGGCCCGGCCATCCGCGCGCGGCTGGGCGCGCGCACCGCGGTGCTGGGCGCGCTGGCGCTGCTGGGCGCCGGCTGCGCGCTGCGGCTGGGGGTCACCGGCGGGACCTGGCTGATCGCGTCGGCGGCGCTGTGCGGGCTGGGCGTGGCGGTGGTGCAGGCAGCGTGCCCGGGACTGGTCAAGCAGGAATTCCCGGCGCGCGTGGCGCCGGTGATGGGGCTGTATTCGGCGGCGCTGATGGGTGGCGGCGCGCTCGGCGCGCAGCTGTCGCCCTATGTGACCGGGCTGGCCGGCAGCTGGCGCGAGGCGCTGGCGCTGTGGGCCGTGCCTGCGCTGGCGGCACTGGCACTGGCGTGGGTGGCGCTGCCGCGCGGCCCGGCCCGCCAGCCGGCATCGGCGCCGGCCGCGCCGTGTGGCCGCTCGCCCATCGCCGCCGGCAAGACCCGCGCGCTGCTGCGGCGCCCGCGCACCTGGCTGCTGATGATCAGCTTCGGCGTGATGAACGGCGGCTATGCCTCGCTGGTGGCGTGGCTGGCGCCGTTCTACCAGAGCCGTGGCTGGAGCGCGCCGGCCAGCGGCTCGCTGGTGGCGCTGATGGCGGTGGCGCAGGCCGCCGCGGCGCTGCTGCTGCCAGCGCTGGCGGCGCGCAACACGGACCGGCGCGCGTGGATGGCGCTGGCGCTGGCGATGCAGGTCGCCGGCTTCGCCGGGCTGGCGCTGTGGCCGGACGCGGCGCCGCACGCCTGGGCCGTGATCGGCGGCGCCGGCCTGGGCGGCTGCTTTGCGTTGTACCTGGTGGTGGCGCTGGACCACCTGCCCGACGCCGACAGCGCCGGCGCGCTGAGCGCGGTGATGCAGGGCGGCGGCTTCCTGCTGGCGTCGCTGGCGCCATGGATCACCGCCATGCTGCAGGCGCGCACCGGCAGCTTCACCGCGGGCTGGTGGTATCACCTGGCGTGCGCGGCGGTGGTCGGCGTGCTGACCATGCGGCTGGACCCGGCGCGCTACGGCGCGTCGTTTGCGTTGGCGGCGCCCGCCGGCTGCGCGCGGCAGGCGGGATGA
- a CDS encoding 3-isopropylmalate dehydratase, with the protein MTSAPTPSHPVPAGRLWRFGDNIDTDAMAPAVLMKAPLPVLARHCLASVRPEFPGSVRPGDVLVAGANFGIGSSREQAPQALRELGVGAVVAQSFGGLFYRNAINLGLPVLVCADTSRLIDGAHAVLDLDTAQLRLDDGSVAACEPIPAFLRAILAAGGLVPHLKARLARERSARD; encoded by the coding sequence ATGACCTCTGCTCCCACCCCCTCCCATCCCGTCCCTGCCGGCCGCCTCTGGCGCTTCGGCGACAACATCGACACCGATGCCATGGCCCCCGCCGTGCTGATGAAGGCGCCGCTGCCGGTGCTGGCCCGGCATTGCCTGGCCTCGGTGCGCCCCGAGTTTCCCGGCAGCGTGCGTCCCGGCGACGTGCTGGTAGCCGGCGCCAACTTCGGCATCGGCTCGTCGCGCGAGCAGGCGCCGCAGGCGCTGCGCGAACTGGGCGTGGGCGCGGTGGTGGCGCAATCGTTCGGCGGGCTGTTCTATCGCAACGCCATCAACCTGGGCCTGCCGGTGCTGGTCTGCGCCGACACCAGCCGGCTGATCGACGGCGCGCACGCAGTGCTGGACCTGGATACCGCGCAGTTGCGGCTCGACGACGGCAGCGTGGCGGCGTGCGAGCCGATCCCGGCGTTCCTGCGCGCGATCCTGGCCGCCGGGGGGCTGGTGCCGCACCTGAAGGCGCGCCTGGCGCGCGAACGCAGCGCGCGGGACTGA
- a CDS encoding class I SAM-dependent methyltransferase, with product MSPNTATTHPALVQRLMRTIKPLVPAWLRTYYHVRREQQHDARYGAKPPGEVFSDVYHSSLWGEADEPGFYSGTGSHDPRIVEPYAEAVTALLRELPRKPDVVDLGCGDFHIGSRIRPACARYVACDVVAPLIAANRARYAHLDVDFRCLDIAGDELPAGDVVFLRQVLQHLDNDRIARVLAKLHRYQVLVLTEHLPLAPDFPPNAKKRLGASTRLARMVPSGVVLTAPPFNLKPVRSRVLCEVREGAGVIQTVAYTLH from the coding sequence ATGAGTCCAAATACCGCGACCACGCACCCCGCGCTGGTGCAACGCCTGATGCGAACCATCAAACCCCTGGTGCCGGCCTGGCTGCGCACCTACTACCACGTGCGCCGCGAGCAGCAGCATGACGCGCGCTACGGCGCCAAGCCGCCGGGCGAAGTGTTCTCGGACGTCTACCACAGCAGCCTGTGGGGCGAGGCCGACGAGCCGGGCTTCTACAGCGGCACCGGCTCGCACGATCCGCGCATCGTCGAGCCCTATGCCGAGGCGGTCACCGCGCTGCTGCGCGAGCTGCCGCGCAAGCCCGACGTGGTCGACCTGGGCTGCGGCGACTTCCATATCGGCAGCCGCATCCGCCCGGCCTGCGCGCGCTATGTGGCGTGCGACGTGGTGGCGCCGCTGATCGCGGCCAACCGCGCGCGCTACGCCCATCTCGACGTGGATTTCCGCTGCCTCGACATTGCCGGCGACGAGCTGCCCGCGGGCGACGTGGTGTTCCTGCGCCAGGTGCTGCAGCACCTGGACAACGACCGGATCGCGCGCGTGCTGGCCAAGCTGCACCGCTACCAGGTGCTGGTGCTGACCGAACACCTGCCGCTGGCGCCGGATTTTCCGCCCAACGCCAAGAAGCGGCTGGGGGCCTCGACGCGGCTGGCGCGCATGGTGCCGAGCGGCGTGGTGCTGACCGCGCCGCCGTTCAACCTGAAACCGGTACGCAGCCGCGTGCTGTGCGAGGTGCGCGAAGGCGCGGGCGTGATCCAGACCGTCGCCTACACCCTGCATTGA
- a CDS encoding YXWGXW repeat-containing protein, translating to MKRQLLLAAAVLATGGAFGLSAPAEAHQAPVARGYGHPPPPPRYEPHPAARRGQVWVPGHWEARGGRYAWRGGYWQPQRVGYRYVPERWVRGPHGWVMRPGRWVR from the coding sequence ATGAAACGCCAACTCCTGCTTGCTGCAGCCGTCCTTGCCACGGGCGGCGCCTTCGGACTGAGCGCCCCTGCCGAAGCCCACCAGGCGCCGGTCGCCCGCGGCTACGGCCATCCGCCGCCGCCGCCGCGCTATGAGCCGCACCCGGCCGCGCGCCGCGGCCAGGTCTGGGTGCCTGGCCACTGGGAAGCGCGCGGCGGACGCTACGCCTGGCGCGGTGGCTACTGGCAGCCGCAGCGCGTCGGCTACCGCTATGTGCCCGAGCGCTGGGTGCGCGGCCCGCATGGCTGGGTCATGCGCCCGGGCCGCTGGGTACGCTGA
- a CDS encoding GDP-L-fucose synthase family protein → MNQALATRPRIFVAGHRGMVGSAIERALRAHGGADLVTRTHAELDLCDQARVQAFFASQRIDAVYLAAARVGGIHANNTYPAEFIHQNLAIATNVIHAAWQAGVRRLLFLGSSCIYPRLAPQPMRETALLTGALEPTNAPYAIAKIAGIMLCDSYNRQYGTDYRCVMPTNLYGPGDNYHPDNSHVIPGLVRRFHDARLAGSARVPVWGTGTPLREFLHADDLARACLHVMALPAPAYREAAPAGFLNVGSDDEISIGALAALVAQVTGYRGEIAFETDKPDGTPRKRLDSSAIMRTGWRPRIALRDGLRSVYEDACRTGTLPGGIAAALA, encoded by the coding sequence ATGAACCAGGCCCTGGCAACGCGCCCGCGCATCTTTGTCGCCGGCCATCGCGGCATGGTCGGTTCGGCCATCGAGCGCGCGCTGCGCGCGCACGGCGGCGCCGACCTCGTCACGCGCACGCACGCCGAGCTGGACCTGTGCGACCAGGCCAGGGTACAGGCGTTCTTCGCCAGCCAGCGCATCGACGCGGTCTACCTGGCGGCGGCGCGGGTCGGGGGCATCCATGCCAACAATACCTACCCGGCCGAGTTCATCCACCAGAACCTGGCCATCGCCACCAACGTGATTCATGCCGCGTGGCAGGCCGGCGTGCGGCGGCTGCTGTTTCTGGGATCGAGCTGCATCTACCCGCGCCTGGCGCCGCAGCCGATGCGCGAAACCGCGCTGCTGACCGGGGCGCTGGAGCCGACCAACGCGCCCTACGCCATCGCCAAGATCGCCGGCATCATGCTGTGCGACAGCTACAACCGCCAGTACGGCACCGATTACCGCTGCGTGATGCCGACCAACCTCTATGGGCCCGGCGACAACTACCACCCCGACAACAGCCATGTGATCCCGGGACTGGTGCGCCGCTTCCACGACGCCCGCCTGGCCGGCAGCGCGCGCGTGCCGGTGTGGGGCACCGGCACGCCCCTGCGCGAATTCCTGCATGCGGACGACCTGGCGCGTGCCTGCCTGCATGTGATGGCGCTGCCCGCACCGGCCTACCGCGAGGCCGCGCCCGCGGGCTTCCTCAACGTCGGCAGCGACGACGAGATCTCGATCGGCGCGCTCGCGGCACTGGTGGCGCAGGTCACCGGCTATCGCGGCGAGATTGCCTTCGAAACCGACAAGCCCGACGGCACGCCGCGCAAGCGGCTCGACAGCAGCGCCATCATGCGCACCGGCTGGCGCCCGCGCATTGCGCTGCGCGACGGCCTGCGCAGCGTCTACGAAGACGCCTGCCGCACCGGCACCTTGCCGGGCGGCATCGCGGCCGCGCTGGCCTGA
- a CDS encoding LysR family transcriptional regulator, whose product MQDPRLDPVLLQSFVAVAESGSFTRAAQRVHLTQSTVSQQVRRLEEQLGCVLLDRGGRYVSTTPEGERLLGYARRLQQLMAEAIGQLRQSAGQGEIRLGVPEDFAARPLTPVLAGFADDWPGMRLEVTSGMSHELWQRFQDRELDLVLVKQRTGQAQGLASWPEPLCWIDSRSRPAVARDPVPLVAFPVGGLYRGEMTHALDAGGRRWRVAFVSASLASILAAVADGLGVTLLPRRLATPHHTVLEQGWPAAVPDVELSLHAQPDLPAAARDMAARPAALCETVMAAGAPARAGARA is encoded by the coding sequence ATGCAGGACCCTCGCCTCGACCCCGTGCTGCTGCAGAGCTTTGTCGCCGTCGCCGAGAGCGGCAGCTTTACCCGTGCCGCGCAGCGCGTGCACCTGACCCAGTCGACCGTCAGCCAGCAGGTGCGGCGGCTGGAGGAGCAGCTGGGTTGCGTGCTGCTGGACCGCGGCGGGCGCTATGTCTCCACCACGCCGGAAGGCGAGCGCCTGCTGGGCTATGCGCGCCGGCTGCAGCAGCTGATGGCGGAGGCCATCGGGCAACTGCGCCAGAGCGCCGGCCAGGGCGAGATCCGGCTGGGCGTGCCCGAGGACTTTGCCGCGCGGCCGCTGACGCCGGTGCTGGCCGGGTTTGCCGATGACTGGCCGGGGATGCGGCTGGAGGTGACCAGCGGCATGAGCCACGAGCTGTGGCAACGCTTCCAGGACCGCGAGCTGGACCTGGTGCTGGTCAAGCAGCGCACCGGCCAGGCGCAGGGGCTGGCCAGCTGGCCCGAGCCGCTGTGCTGGATCGACAGCCGCAGCCGTCCGGCGGTGGCGCGCGACCCGGTGCCGCTGGTGGCGTTCCCGGTGGGTGGCCTGTACCGCGGCGAGATGACGCACGCGCTTGACGCCGGCGGGCGGCGCTGGCGCGTGGCCTTTGTCAGCGCCAGCCTGGCCAGCATCCTGGCGGCGGTGGCCGACGGCCTTGGCGTGACGCTGCTGCCGCGGCGGCTGGCCACGCCGCATCACACCGTGCTGGAGCAGGGCTGGCCCGCCGCGGTGCCGGATGTCGAGCTGAGCCTGCACGCGCAGCCGGACCTGCCGGCCGCGGCGCGCGACATGGCGGCGCGGCCGGCCGCGCTGTGCGAGACAGTGATGGCGGCGGGCGCGCCCGCTCGCGCTGGCGCGCGCGCCTGA
- a CDS encoding helix-turn-helix transcriptional regulator, with translation MNALLIEEHPLLRLGLLQMLENIQESAQVAAIAPADMARLDARHHNADLLVFGMPADPAPGWVLLEQVRQTLAPQRILILADTLPLHVPAADSARGICGCLPKSASLAVIEAAIRMAVSGVQGLVFTAETGTLPSASRSALPVTQSLASAAPLPLSVAHPAQAPGEQLALASCASTPRAALRTTVALRDLTELRPGQPLSAPAPAAVSSAPPAMPLSEEEPGYDEAEMLKITPRQYEVLVLLARGYPIKTVSRMLNISVATVKSHACTLYQRLKVRNKGEAVYAALQRGATLEWVSGDERITRETNGAGVAPRRNEPPCQAVRQAV, from the coding sequence ATGAATGCGTTGCTGATCGAGGAGCACCCGCTGCTCCGGCTCGGGCTGTTGCAGATGCTCGAGAACATCCAGGAATCCGCGCAGGTGGCGGCCATTGCCCCGGCGGATATGGCCCGGCTCGACGCCCGGCACCATAACGCGGACCTGCTCGTGTTCGGCATGCCCGCCGACCCCGCGCCCGGCTGGGTGCTGCTGGAACAGGTCCGGCAGACGCTCGCGCCGCAACGCATCCTGATCCTTGCCGACACCCTGCCCTTGCATGTGCCCGCCGCGGACAGCGCGCGCGGCATCTGCGGCTGCCTGCCCAAGTCCGCCTCGCTGGCGGTGATCGAGGCCGCCATCCGCATGGCCGTGTCCGGTGTGCAGGGGCTGGTCTTCACTGCCGAGACCGGCACCCTGCCCTCGGCATCGCGTTCGGCGCTGCCCGTCACGCAGTCCCTCGCCTCGGCTGCGCCGCTGCCGCTCAGCGTCGCGCATCCGGCCCAGGCGCCGGGGGAGCAGCTGGCGCTGGCGTCCTGCGCCAGCACCCCGCGCGCCGCCCTGCGCACCACCGTGGCGCTGCGCGACCTGACCGAGCTGCGGCCCGGCCAGCCGCTATCCGCGCCCGCGCCGGCGGCGGTTTCGTCCGCACCCCCTGCCATGCCGCTGAGCGAGGAAGAACCCGGCTACGACGAGGCTGAGATGCTGAAGATCACGCCGCGCCAGTACGAGGTGCTGGTGCTGCTGGCGCGCGGCTATCCGATCAAGACCGTCAGCCGCATGCTCAACATCTCGGTGGCGACGGTGAAGAGCCACGCCTGCACGCTGTACCAGCGGCTCAAGGTGCGCAACAAGGGCGAGGCGGTTTACGCCGCGCTGCAGCGCGGCGCCACGCTGGAATGGGTCAGCGGCGACGAACGCATCACGCGCGAAACCAATGGCGCCGGGGTGGCGCCAAGGCGCAACGAACCGCCGTGCCAGGCGGTCCGGCAGGCGGTCTGA
- a CDS encoding nucleoside deaminase, with protein sequence MTTHQEFMREAVRLAVANRDRGARPFGAVLVLDGEAVATGVNDIVHSHDPTTHAEMEAVRAAARKLGRPDLRGSVVYASGHPCPMCLAAMTMAGVQAVYYAFDNHDAAPYGMSSEAAYQALRLPLDPPPLPLTRVPVDLSAAQLYGMRPRRG encoded by the coding sequence ATGACCACTCACCAGGAATTCATGCGCGAGGCGGTGCGCCTCGCGGTGGCCAACCGCGACCGCGGCGCGCGCCCGTTCGGCGCGGTGCTGGTACTCGACGGCGAAGCCGTCGCCACCGGCGTCAACGACATCGTCCACAGCCACGACCCCACCACCCATGCCGAGATGGAGGCGGTGCGCGCCGCCGCGCGCAAGCTGGGCCGGCCCGACCTGCGCGGCAGTGTGGTCTATGCCAGCGGCCACCCGTGCCCGATGTGCCTGGCGGCGATGACCATGGCCGGGGTGCAGGCGGTCTACTACGCCTTCGACAACCACGATGCCGCGCCCTACGGCATGTCGAGCGAGGCCGCCTACCAGGCGCTGCGCCTGCCGCTCGACCCGCCGCCGCTGCCGCTGACGCGGGTGCCGGTCGACCTCTCCGCCGCGCAGCTGTACGGCATGCGCCCGCGCCGTGGCTGA
- a CDS encoding glycosyltransferase WbuB — translation MKILIYCQNYAPELTGIGKYTGEQAQWLAARGHEVRVICAPPYYPAWRVSDGYSAWRYARETHGGVTVYRAPVWVPRKPSGLLRILHLMSFALSSVPCMAAQLRWRPDVIFAVEPTLMCSPAALLLGSCTRARTWLHVQDLEVDAAFALGVLRHPLLRRLATRIERALTTRYQRVSTISQAMADALRAKGVSPARLQLLPNWADLNEAPADAAQAFRHGLGIPADAVVALYAGNMGNKQGLEVLADAAQALQGHPRIHLVLCGDGSGRAALQARCAGLARVHFLALQPQARFHAMMAAADMHLLPQRADAADLVMPSKLTGMLASRRAVIATAQPDTELGRLVARVGVLVPPGDASALAHAIATLACQPQRRAMHAAAGRAWAEAHLGRDAVLAQLESALQALVSPPAAQDASAVA, via the coding sequence ATGAAGATCCTGATCTACTGCCAGAACTACGCGCCCGAACTGACCGGCATCGGCAAGTACACCGGCGAGCAGGCGCAATGGCTGGCCGCGCGCGGGCACGAGGTGCGCGTGATCTGCGCCCCGCCGTACTACCCCGCATGGCGCGTCAGCGACGGCTACAGCGCCTGGCGCTATGCGCGCGAGACACATGGCGGCGTAACGGTCTACCGCGCGCCGGTGTGGGTGCCGCGCAAGCCGTCCGGGCTGCTGCGCATCCTGCACCTGATGAGCTTTGCGCTGAGCAGCGTGCCGTGCATGGCGGCGCAGCTGCGCTGGCGCCCCGACGTGATCTTCGCGGTCGAGCCCACGCTGATGTGCAGCCCGGCGGCGCTGCTGCTGGGCAGCTGCACGCGTGCGCGCACCTGGCTGCATGTGCAGGACCTGGAGGTCGATGCCGCGTTCGCGCTGGGCGTACTGCGCCATCCGCTGCTGCGCCGGCTGGCCACGCGCATCGAGCGCGCGCTGACCACGCGCTACCAGCGCGTCTCGACCATCTCGCAGGCGATGGCGGACGCGCTGCGCGCCAAGGGCGTCAGCCCCGCGCGCCTGCAGCTGCTGCCCAACTGGGCCGACCTGAACGAGGCCCCGGCCGACGCGGCGCAGGCGTTCCGGCACGGCCTGGGCATTCCCGCCGATGCGGTGGTCGCGCTGTACGCCGGCAACATGGGCAACAAGCAGGGCCTGGAAGTGCTGGCCGATGCCGCGCAGGCGCTGCAGGGCCACCCGCGCATCCACCTGGTGCTGTGCGGCGACGGCAGCGGCCGCGCCGCGCTGCAGGCACGTTGCGCCGGCCTGGCGCGCGTGCATTTCCTGGCGCTGCAGCCGCAAGCGCGGTTCCACGCGATGATGGCGGCCGCCGACATGCACCTGCTGCCACAGCGCGCCGATGCCGCCGACCTGGTGATGCCGTCCAAGCTCACCGGCATGCTGGCAAGCCGGCGCGCGGTCATTGCCACCGCGCAGCCCGATACCGAGCTGGGCCGGCTGGTGGCGCGCGTGGGCGTGCTGGTGCCGCCCGGCGACGCCAGCGCGCTGGCGCACGCCATTGCCACCCTCGCCTGCCAGCCGCAGCGGCGCGCCATGCATGCCGCCGCGGGCCGCGCCTGGGCCGAAGCCCATCTCGGCCGCGACGCGGTGCTGGCGCAACTGGAATCCGCACTGCAGGCACTGGTATCGCCGCCTGCCGCGCAAGACGCCTCCGCAGTGGCCTGA
- the gmd gene encoding GDP-mannose 4,6-dehydratase yields MGANELDTLGHVTTTGPERAAPRGRNGIRRALITGITGQDGSYLCELLLGKGYEVHGIKRRSSLFNTERIDHLYQDPQAQERRLILHHGDMTDTASLVRVVQQSQPDEIYNLAAQSHVQVSFEEPEYTANTDAIGTLRLLEAIRILGMEKLTRFYQASTSELYGLVQEIPQKETTPFYPRSPYAAAKLYAYWITVNYREAYGMYACNGILFNHESPVRGETFVTRKITRAIARIALGLQETLYLGNLSALRDWGHARDYVEMQWLMLQQPAAEDFVIASGEQHSVREFVQRAARELGITITFHGSGVDEVGIVEHVDPPARGGIAPACKPGEIVVRVDPRYFRPTEVETLLGDASRARERLGWSPRIGFAELVREMIEADYAAARRDALVRLAGFQAFNHLE; encoded by the coding sequence ATGGGCGCAAACGAGCTGGACACACTCGGTCATGTCACCACCACCGGGCCGGAGCGGGCCGCGCCGCGCGGGCGCAACGGCATCCGGCGCGCGCTGATCACCGGCATCACCGGGCAGGACGGCTCGTACCTGTGCGAGCTGCTGCTGGGCAAGGGCTATGAAGTCCACGGCATCAAGCGGCGCAGCTCGCTGTTCAACACCGAGCGCATCGACCACCTGTACCAGGATCCGCAGGCCCAGGAGCGCCGGCTGATCCTGCACCACGGCGACATGACCGACACCGCCAGCCTGGTGCGCGTGGTGCAGCAGTCGCAGCCGGACGAGATCTACAACCTCGCCGCGCAGAGCCACGTGCAGGTCTCGTTCGAAGAGCCCGAATACACCGCCAACACCGACGCCATCGGCACGCTGCGCCTGCTCGAGGCGATTCGCATCCTCGGCATGGAAAAGCTCACGCGCTTCTACCAGGCCTCGACCTCCGAACTCTACGGGCTGGTGCAGGAGATCCCGCAAAAGGAAACCACGCCGTTCTATCCGCGCAGCCCGTATGCCGCGGCCAAGCTCTATGCCTACTGGATCACGGTGAACTACCGCGAGGCCTATGGCATGTACGCCTGCAACGGCATCCTGTTCAACCATGAAAGCCCGGTGCGCGGCGAGACCTTCGTCACCCGCAAGATCACGCGCGCGATCGCGCGCATCGCGCTGGGGCTGCAGGAAACGCTGTACCTGGGCAACCTGTCGGCGCTGCGCGACTGGGGCCATGCGCGCGACTACGTCGAGATGCAGTGGCTGATGCTGCAGCAGCCGGCGGCCGAGGACTTCGTCATCGCCAGCGGCGAGCAGCACAGCGTGCGCGAGTTCGTACAGCGCGCGGCGCGCGAACTGGGCATCACCATCACCTTCCACGGCAGCGGCGTCGACGAGGTCGGCATCGTCGAGCATGTCGATCCGCCCGCGCGCGGCGGCATCGCGCCGGCATGCAAGCCGGGCGAGATCGTGGTGCGGGTCGATCCGCGCTACTTCCGGCCGACCGAAGTGGAAACGCTGCTCGGCGATGCCAGCCGTGCGCGCGAGCGCCTGGGCTGGAGCCCGCGCATCGGCTTTGCCGAACTGGTCCGGGAAATGATCGAGGCCGACTACGCCGCGGCGCGCCGCGACGCGCTGGTCAGGCTGGCCGGTTTCCAGGCCTTCAACCATCTTGAGTAG
- a CDS encoding glycosyltransferase family 2 protein, translating to MQASTFLPSFSVCVSTRDHPDGLRRTLQSIAASTMPPHQLIVCDDSSHDATRALMRDAYPDIPCLDGPRRGAAASRNRLLRAATGTHVLFLDDHATLGQTFLQQMGERLADDFIYRVAAGGNADALVLTGTALCAGECLRPQREDFLGQPLRQPPRRAARARPLCAVVLSSTVFPRALLERLPFDESLDADYDVADLTGRAVYGCGCRIELVPSAINQLHAQRPAPCSGSPAADAARMVTMLHRYGRSQHRHDKAALFLMLALPHNLGQHLHRSGWRGVAPFWATTRLLWQHLRLAPGHQGSAERARAEVTAPMPRT from the coding sequence ATGCAAGCCAGCACGTTCTTGCCCAGCTTTTCCGTGTGCGTCAGCACGCGCGACCATCCGGACGGACTGCGCCGGACCCTGCAGTCGATCGCGGCGTCGACCATGCCGCCGCACCAGCTGATCGTCTGCGACGACAGCAGCCACGACGCCACGCGCGCGCTGATGCGCGACGCCTACCCCGACATCCCCTGCCTGGACGGTCCCCGCCGCGGCGCCGCCGCCAGCCGCAACCGCCTGCTGCGCGCGGCCACCGGCACGCACGTGCTGTTTCTGGACGACCACGCCACGCTGGGCCAGACCTTCCTGCAGCAGATGGGCGAGCGCCTTGCCGACGACTTCATCTACCGGGTCGCCGCGGGCGGCAATGCCGATGCGCTGGTGCTGACCGGCACGGCGCTGTGCGCGGGCGAATGCCTGCGGCCGCAGCGCGAGGATTTCCTCGGGCAGCCGCTGCGCCAGCCGCCGCGCCGGGCCGCGCGGGCGCGGCCGCTGTGCGCGGTGGTGCTGTCCAGCACGGTGTTCCCGCGCGCGCTGCTGGAGCGGCTGCCGTTCGACGAGAGCCTCGATGCCGATTACGACGTCGCCGACCTGACCGGGCGCGCGGTCTACGGCTGCGGCTGCCGCATCGAACTGGTGCCGAGCGCGATCAACCAGCTGCATGCGCAGCGCCCGGCCCCATGCAGCGGCAGCCCGGCCGCCGATGCCGCGCGCATGGTCACCATGCTGCATCGGTACGGGCGCAGCCAGCACCGCCACGACAAGGCGGCGCTGTTCCTGATGCTGGCGCTGCCGCACAACCTGGGCCAGCACCTGCATCGCAGCGGCTGGCGCGGCGTGGCGCCGTTCTGGGCCACCACGCGCCTGCTGTGGCAGCACTTGCGGCTTGCGCCGGGCCATCAAGGCAGCGCAGAACGCGCCCGCGCCGAGGTCACCGCGCCGATGCCGCGCACCTGA